A part of Streptomyces sp. NBC_01210 genomic DNA contains:
- a CDS encoding PAS domain-containing protein — MSSRPSRGAARLAAILDALPDGLVLVNCNGTVVNANTIALELFETPGTALVGRGLLDLLPSFDSRLIPGSMRRPEAADERGRTKPARMVARRTDGSEFPVEVTSASLEDGHEAYASSPGYTGDELLMLVVRDLSGTVDTEAELARSQRQTEMILRAASEGVVGTDTDGRVVLVNPAAAQILGFRASDLGGQELHPLILHSRADGEPFPYEESPLADTLKSGRKHRVRGQVLWAKNGSKVAVDLTTAPVRDGDQLVGAVMTFTDRRPYEELEQQHSAELTETTERFTAEIEETTERLTAELADRSERYAAEIEGRTERYEELAARHAQLTAVLGESLRGPLEELRAELGTLAADPAGQLWPEANQILHHLAAGYARMTTLVDNVLGFQRLDTGAEELNKANVLLDAVVAAGIEGAIELIGPGRAQFAVHAPPIEAEVDGARLATALAHLVADVAGVDSTGKARVVPGGGYVDSTVVVAAAQRGEVVRIEVRGPFAGGDPVHEPIVRGIVRAHGGVLQTHEVPGMSGSAYVLEVPLGEGAGTVTASQEAGPETGAPAEAGALALPEQPTGSAPGTSGGGGGRRRARRASTDAFLESPVAMEDPVAAQPTGRRRGHAEKPQQELIPAQDSGSRAGSGSGPGSGSGSGGTGRRRGRPSPAEQATTAAAVVAGTLEPTEGSVVTAAEGAASTGRAALGQAVPPQGVPVDAQGSGAAGRRGGEGGLPELSAAQVATPAAPAASAVPADARPAGRRARRALAAAPAEVESGRSAFALPPAEADRIRPIPPTAGEADASLPGRHDAVHTEPGTEHHTPPQQHPVPTGRRRARREEAQPLPGRAPETLQAPEAAGQVPAAAQPEWTENGSSGTGLAAIASGGRQPTAADDSTGQHSVAADGEAAVESAEETVQNTGSVSLPLPLPLPAEVPAQPVAARAAQPLPAEAPVSADSTQGRAFSVRTLGQGVPFSQQIAQQQNQTLGAGRRRKLATPPDGERPEPAARPHPQAPAQNGPRLPASQAEGRAYAIGAPDEGAEGPEPLDGPGGAVEVANRPQPQPVDDELPPEPLDNPRRLLVWPAPDVSTQQALSDRGYRPVVVHSREEVDAQIAAFPAALFVDPLTGPITRTALQSLRQAAVAAEVPVLVTAGLGQATREAAYGADPAVLLKALAPRDSEQHPSRVLLIEEHEEIALALTATLERRGMQVARAGADTDAVTLATQMRPNLVVMDLMQVRRRRAGIIDWLRANGQLNRTPLVVYTSAGLNQAELPRLSSGETVLFLAERSTSSEVQARIVDLLAKIGTN, encoded by the coding sequence CGGACGGCAGCGAGTTCCCGGTCGAGGTGACCAGCGCCAGCCTTGAGGACGGGCACGAGGCCTATGCCTCGTCCCCCGGATACACCGGCGACGAGCTGCTGATGCTCGTCGTACGGGATCTGTCGGGCACCGTGGACACCGAAGCGGAGCTGGCGCGTTCGCAGCGGCAGACCGAGATGATCCTGCGGGCCGCGTCCGAGGGCGTCGTCGGTACGGACACCGACGGGCGGGTCGTCCTGGTCAATCCGGCCGCCGCACAGATCCTGGGGTTCCGGGCGAGCGACCTGGGCGGCCAGGAGCTGCACCCGCTGATCCTGCACTCGCGCGCGGACGGCGAGCCGTTCCCGTACGAGGAATCACCGCTCGCGGACACGCTCAAGTCCGGCCGCAAGCACCGGGTGCGCGGGCAGGTCCTGTGGGCGAAGAACGGTTCGAAGGTGGCCGTCGATCTGACGACCGCGCCGGTACGGGACGGGGACCAGCTCGTCGGCGCGGTGATGACCTTCACCGACCGGCGTCCGTACGAGGAGCTGGAGCAGCAGCACTCGGCGGAACTCACGGAGACGACCGAACGGTTCACGGCCGAGATCGAGGAGACGACCGAGCGGCTCACGGCCGAGCTGGCGGACAGGTCGGAGCGGTACGCGGCCGAGATCGAGGGGCGCACTGAGCGGTACGAGGAGCTGGCCGCCCGGCATGCCCAGCTGACGGCCGTGCTCGGCGAGTCGCTGCGCGGGCCGCTGGAGGAACTGCGCGCCGAACTGGGCACGCTGGCCGCCGACCCGGCCGGGCAGCTGTGGCCCGAGGCGAATCAGATCCTCCACCATCTGGCTGCCGGTTATGCCCGAATGACAACGCTTGTCGACAATGTGCTCGGCTTCCAGCGGCTCGACACGGGCGCGGAAGAGCTGAACAAGGCGAACGTGCTGCTCGACGCGGTCGTCGCGGCCGGGATCGAGGGCGCGATCGAACTGATTGGGCCCGGGCGGGCGCAGTTCGCGGTGCACGCGCCGCCCATAGAGGCCGAGGTGGACGGAGCTCGGCTGGCGACGGCGCTCGCGCATCTGGTCGCGGACGTGGCCGGGGTCGACTCGACCGGCAAGGCCCGGGTGGTCCCGGGCGGCGGGTACGTGGACTCGACGGTCGTGGTGGCGGCGGCGCAGCGCGGTGAGGTCGTACGGATCGAGGTGCGGGGGCCGTTCGCCGGGGGAGACCCGGTGCACGAGCCGATCGTGCGGGGGATCGTACGGGCGCACGGCGGCGTGCTGCAGACGCACGAGGTGCCGGGGATGAGCGGCAGCGCGTACGTCCTGGAGGTGCCGCTCGGCGAGGGCGCGGGGACCGTGACGGCGTCGCAGGAGGCCGGTCCGGAGACCGGTGCGCCTGCGGAGGCCGGTGCGCTTGCGTTGCCGGAACAGCCGACGGGATCCGCACCGGGTACGTCCGGCGGGGGCGGCGGGCGGCGGCGCGCGCGCAGAGCCTCTACGGACGCGTTCCTGGAGAGCCCCGTGGCCATGGAGGATCCCGTGGCGGCGCAGCCGACCGGGCGGCGCCGGGGCCATGCGGAGAAGCCGCAGCAGGAACTGATCCCGGCCCAGGATTCGGGTTCGCGTGCCGGCTCGGGGAGCGGTCCCGGGAGCGGTTCGGGCAGTGGCGGAACCGGGCGGCGACGCGGGCGGCCGAGCCCGGCCGAGCAGGCCACGACGGCTGCCGCCGTTGTCGCGGGGACCCTTGAGCCGACCGAGGGTTCGGTGGTGACGGCCGCGGAGGGCGCGGCCTCGACCGGGCGCGCGGCGCTCGGCCAGGCGGTGCCCCCGCAGGGCGTGCCCGTCGACGCACAGGGTTCGGGCGCGGCGGGGCGGCGCGGCGGCGAGGGCGGGCTGCCCGAGCTGTCCGCCGCGCAAGTTGCCACACCTGCCGCACCTGCCGCTTCCGCTGTTCCGGCCGACGCACGGCCGGCCGGGCGCCGGGCCAGGCGGGCACTGGCGGCAGCTCCGGCCGAGGTGGAGAGCGGGCGCAGCGCGTTCGCGCTTCCACCGGCCGAGGCCGACCGGATCCGGCCGATCCCGCCGACGGCCGGTGAGGCGGACGCCTCGCTGCCGGGCCGGCACGATGCCGTACACACCGAACCGGGCACCGAACACCACACGCCACCGCAGCAGCATCCCGTGCCGACGGGCCGCCGTCGCGCCCGCAGGGAAGAGGCTCAGCCGCTGCCGGGCCGGGCGCCGGAGACCCTTCAGGCACCGGAAGCGGCCGGGCAGGTGCCCGCCGCCGCACAGCCGGAATGGACGGAGAACGGCTCCTCGGGCACCGGCCTCGCCGCGATCGCCTCGGGCGGCCGCCAGCCGACCGCCGCGGATGACTCGACCGGTCAGCACTCGGTCGCCGCGGACGGCGAAGCCGCCGTGGAGAGCGCGGAGGAGACCGTTCAGAACACCGGTTCCGTATCCCTGCCGCTGCCGCTGCCACTGCCTGCCGAGGTCCCGGCACAGCCGGTCGCCGCGCGCGCCGCGCAGCCCCTGCCCGCCGAGGCACCGGTCTCGGCCGACTCGACACAGGGCCGGGCGTTCAGCGTGCGCACGCTCGGTCAGGGCGTGCCGTTCTCGCAGCAGATCGCCCAGCAGCAGAACCAGACGCTCGGCGCCGGCCGCCGCCGCAAGCTGGCCACACCGCCGGACGGCGAGCGGCCCGAACCCGCCGCGCGTCCGCACCCGCAGGCCCCCGCGCAGAACGGGCCGCGGCTGCCCGCCTCCCAGGCCGAGGGCCGGGCGTACGCGATCGGTGCGCCCGACGAGGGCGCGGAGGGACCCGAGCCGCTGGACGGTCCGGGCGGCGCGGTCGAGGTGGCCAACCGGCCGCAGCCGCAGCCCGTCGACGACGAACTGCCCCCGGAGCCGCTGGACAACCCGCGCCGGCTGCTGGTCTGGCCCGCGCCCGACGTCTCCACACAGCAGGCGTTGAGCGACCGCGGCTACCGCCCGGTGGTCGTGCACTCGCGTGAGGAGGTCGACGCGCAGATCGCGGCCTTCCCGGCGGCGCTCTTCGTCGACCCGCTGACCGGACCGATCACACGGACCGCGCTCCAGTCCCTGCGCCAGGCAGCCGTGGCCGCGGAGGTGCCGGTGCTGGTGACGGCGGGCCTCGGGCAGGCGACGCGGGAGGCCGCGTACGGCGCGGATCCTGCCGTGCTGCTCAAGGCACTGGCTCCGCGCGACAGCGAACAGCACCCCTCGCGCGTGCTGTTGATCGAGGAGCACGAGGAGATCGCGCTCGCGCTGACGGCCACGCTGGAGCGGCGCGGCATGCAGGTCGCCCGGGCGGGTGCGGACACGGACGCGGTCACACTCGCGACCCAGATGCGGCCGAACCTGGTGGTGATGGACCTGATGCAGGTACGCCGCCGGCGCGCGGGGATCATCGACTGGCTGCGTGCGAACGGCCAGCTGAACCGCACCCCGCTGGTCGTCTACACCTCGGCCGGCCTCAACCAGGCGGAACTGCCGCGGCTCTCGTCCGGCGAGACGGTGCTCTTCCTCGCGGAACGCTCGACGAGCAGCGAGGTCCAGGCCCGCATCGTGGACCTACTGGCAAAAATCGGCACGAACTGA
- a CDS encoding long-chain fatty acid--CoA ligase encodes MLSTMQDVPLTVTRILQHGMTIHGKSQVTTWTGEAEPQRRSFAEIGGRAAQLANALRDELGIVGDQRVATLMWNNAEHVEAYFAIPSMGAVLHTLNLRLPAEQLVWIVNHAADRAVIVNGSLLPLLAPLLPDLPTIEHIVVSGPGDRALLADAQAQVHEYEELIAGRPTTFDWPELDERTAAAMCYTSGTTGDPKGVVYSHRSLYLHSMQVNMTESMGLTDRDTTLVVVPQFHVNAWGLPHATFMTGINMLMPDRFLQPAPLAEMIEREKPSHAAAVPTIWQGLLAEVTAHPRDLSSMKQVTIGGSACPPALMEAYDKLGVRLCHAWGMTETSPLGTMAHPPAGLSAEEEWPYRITQGRFPAGVEARLVGPGGEFLAWDGESAGELEVRGTWIAGAYYGGAGGDDFRPADKFSEDGWLRTGDVGVISPDGFLTLTDRAKDVIKSGGEWISSVELENALMAHPEVAEAAVVAVPDDKWGERPLATVVLKEGSNADYETLKAFLAGRLAKWQLPERWAIVPAVPKTSVGKFDKKVIRKQYADGELDVTQL; translated from the coding sequence GTGCTGAGCACCATGCAGGACGTACCGCTGACTGTGACCCGCATCCTTCAGCATGGGATGACGATCCATGGAAAGTCACAGGTCACCACCTGGACGGGGGAGGCCGAGCCGCAGCGCCGCAGTTTCGCGGAGATCGGCGGGCGGGCGGCCCAACTGGCCAATGCCCTGCGTGACGAACTGGGAATCGTCGGCGACCAGCGCGTCGCGACGCTCATGTGGAACAACGCCGAGCACGTCGAGGCGTACTTCGCGATTCCCTCCATGGGCGCCGTACTGCACACGCTCAACCTCCGTCTGCCCGCGGAGCAGCTGGTGTGGATCGTCAACCACGCCGCCGACCGCGCCGTCATCGTCAACGGCTCGCTGCTGCCGCTGCTCGCGCCGCTGCTGCCGGATCTGCCGACGATCGAGCACATTGTCGTGTCCGGCCCCGGTGACCGCGCCCTGCTCGCCGACGCACAGGCGCAGGTGCACGAGTACGAGGAGCTGATCGCCGGCCGCCCGACCACCTTCGACTGGCCGGAGCTGGACGAGCGCACCGCAGCGGCCATGTGTTACACCTCGGGCACCACCGGCGACCCCAAGGGCGTCGTCTACTCCCACCGCTCCCTCTATCTGCACTCCATGCAGGTCAACATGACCGAGTCGATGGGGCTGACCGACCGTGACACGACGCTCGTGGTGGTCCCGCAGTTCCATGTCAACGCATGGGGCCTGCCGCACGCCACGTTCATGACCGGCATCAACATGCTGATGCCCGACCGCTTCCTGCAGCCGGCGCCGCTCGCCGAGATGATCGAGCGCGAGAAGCCCTCGCACGCCGCGGCCGTCCCGACCATCTGGCAGGGCCTGCTGGCCGAAGTCACCGCCCACCCTCGGGACCTGAGCTCCATGAAGCAGGTCACCATCGGCGGTTCGGCCTGTCCCCCGGCGCTGATGGAGGCCTACGACAAGCTTGGTGTGCGGCTCTGCCACGCCTGGGGCATGACGGAGACCTCCCCGCTCGGCACGATGGCCCACCCGCCGGCGGGTCTGAGCGCGGAGGAGGAGTGGCCGTACCGCATCACCCAGGGCCGTTTCCCGGCGGGCGTCGAGGCCAGGCTGGTCGGCCCCGGCGGCGAGTTCCTGGCGTGGGACGGCGAGTCGGCCGGTGAGCTGGAGGTGCGCGGGACCTGGATCGCGGGCGCGTACTACGGCGGCGCGGGCGGTGACGACTTCAGGCCCGCGGACAAGTTCAGCGAGGACGGCTGGCTGAGGACCGGCGATGTCGGCGTCATAAGCCCGGACGGCTTTCTGACACTGACCGACCGTGCGAAGGACGTCATCAAGTCCGGCGGCGAGTGGATCTCGAGCGTCGAACTCGAGAACGCGCTGATGGCACACCCGGAGGTCGCGGAGGCCGCGGTCGTCGCCGTCCCGGACGACAAGTGGGGTGAGCGGCCGCTGGCGACAGTGGTGCTGAAGGAGGGCTCGAACGCCGACTACGAGACGCTGAAGGCTTTCCTCGCCGGGAGGCTCGCCAAGTGGCAGCTGCCGGAGCGGTGGGCGATCGTGCCCGCGGTGCCGAAGACGAGCGTCGGCAAGTTCGACAAGAAGGTGATCCGCAAGCAGTACGCGGACGGCGAGCTGGACGTCACCCAGCTCTAG
- a CDS encoding SigE family RNA polymerase sigma factor: MTTPVCTSASKAAAPVPSYAPYSSFSSYVRARGPVLLRTARSLTANPSDAEDLLQTALTKTYVAWERIEDHRALDGYVRRALLNTRTSQWRKRKVDEFACDELPEPETVPTPDPAEQQALHDAMWRAVMKLPDRQRAMVVLRYYEDLSEAQTAEVLGVSVGTVKSAVSRALGKLREDPELSPVR; the protein is encoded by the coding sequence ATGACCACGCCAGTCTGCACAAGCGCTTCGAAGGCCGCCGCGCCGGTGCCGTCGTATGCGCCCTACTCATCGTTTTCGTCGTATGTACGGGCGCGGGGGCCCGTACTGCTGCGTACCGCCCGCTCGCTCACCGCGAACCCGAGCGATGCCGAGGACCTGCTGCAGACCGCGCTCACCAAGACCTATGTCGCGTGGGAGCGGATCGAGGACCACCGGGCGCTCGACGGCTATGTCCGCCGTGCCCTGCTCAACACCCGCACCTCGCAGTGGCGCAAGCGCAAGGTCGACGAGTTCGCCTGCGACGAGCTGCCCGAGCCGGAGACGGTGCCCACGCCCGATCCCGCCGAGCAGCAGGCGCTGCACGACGCGATGTGGCGTGCGGTGATGAAGCTGCCGGACCGACAGCGCGCGATGGTCGTGCTGCGGTACTACGAGGATCTCAGCGAGGCCCAGACGGCCGAGGTGCTCGGGGTGTCGGTCGGCACGGTCAAGAGCGCGGTGTCCCGTGCGCTCGGCAAGCTCCGCGAGGACCCGGAGCTGTCGCCCGTTCGCTGA